The Kocuria flava nucleotide sequence CAACGTGGTGACCGCCGCCCGCAAGAAGCCGCCGTTCGGCATCGGCCAGATCGGCAAGGCCTTCCGCAACGAGATCACCCCGGGCAACTTCATCTTCCGCACCCGCGAGTTCGAGCAGATGGAGATCGAGTACTTCACCCACCCGGACGAGGCCGCCCGCTGGTTCGACGAGTGGGTCGAGGCCTGCTGGAGCTGGTTCACCGACCTGGGCATCGACCCGGAGAACATGCGCCGCTTCGACGTCCCGGCCGAGGAGCGGGCCCACTACTCGGCGGGCACGATCGACATCGAGTACCGCTTCGGCTTCCAGGGCAACCCGTGGGGCGAGCTGATGGGCGTGGCCAACCGCACCGACTACGACCTCGGCGTGCACAACGAGCACTCCAACGCGGAGCTGAGCTTCTTCGACCAGCAGACCGAGGAGCGCTACGTCCCCTACGTGATCGAGCCCTCCTTCGGGCTGACCCGGTCGATGATGGCCTTCCTCGTCGATGCCTACACCGAGGACGAGGCGCCCAACTCCAAGGGCGGGGTGGACAAGCGCACCGTGCTCAAGCTCGACCCGCGCCTGGCCCCGGTCAAGGCCGCCGTGCTGCCGCTCTCGCGCAACGAGCAGCTCTCGCCCAAGGCCCGCGACCTCGCCGCGGAGCTGCGCCGGAAGTGGAACATCGACTTCGACGACGCCGGGGCGATCGGGCGCCGCTACCGCCGCCAGGACGAGATCGGCACCCCGTACTGCATCACCGTGGACTTCGACACCCTCGAGGACCAGGCCGTGACCGTGCGCGAGCGCGACGCCATGACCCAGGAGCGGGTCTCCCTCGACCGCGTCCGCTCCTACCTCGCCGAGAAGCTCGACTGCTGATGCGCACCCCCGCCGGCCTGAGCATCCGTCCCTGGCGGGACGGCGACGACCTGCGGCTGCTCGAGGTCTGGCCCGACCCCGAGACCCCGCAGTCCCAGCAGTTCCGGGCCCTCCTGCGCCCCGACGACGACGCTCCGTGGTCGCGCACGCTGGTGGCCGAGGACTCCGGCGTGCCCGTGGCCGCCGGCACGGTCCACGAGTCGCCCCTGCACCCGCTGCGGCTGTGGGCCTGGGTCGAGGTCGCCCCCGACCGCCGCGGCGAGGGGATCGGCACCGCGCTGCTGGCCCGGCTGCGCGCCGAGGCCGCCTCCGCGCCGTCGGGCACCACGGCCCTGCGCACCCGGGTGGCCCCCGGCTCGGCGGGGGAGCGCTTCGCCCGCGCCGCGGGCCTGGACCCGGTGCGCACCTCGCGCGTGGTGCGGGTCGGGGCCGGCGCGCTGCCGGTGCGCCCGCTCGACGCCGGCCCGGACGGCTCGCCCGCCCAGACGGTCGAGGACCTGGCCACCGGCTCGGTCGAGCTCACCCGGGCCCTGTGGGAGTTCTACCGGGCCGAGCACGGCTGGGACCCGCCGGCCGACCTGCCCGTGGGCCGGGTGAACACCCTCTTCCTCTCCGACGCCGCCCACGCCTTCGGGGCCGTCGTGCTGCGCAACGGCGCGGCCCCGGGGGAGCGGGGCCGGATCTCCGCCTTCGCGGTCAGCTACCGCCCCGTGGAGCTCGACGCCGCCCCGGGGGCCGCGCCCCAGGGGCCGGCCGAGGCCGCGGCCAACGTCCTGCTGGGCTGGGCCCCGGGTGATCCCGCGGCCGGGCGGGCCCTCGAGCAGCTGCTCGCGCTGCTGGTGCACGACCGTCCGGTGCAGCTGCAGGTGGACGGGACCACCTCCCCGCTGGCGGTCGTGGTCGAGAACCTGCTGGCCGCGGGCGCGGCCGCCGTCGTCGAGGAGTCCGTGGTCCTCGCCGAGCCCGCCGCCGAGCCCGTCCGGTAGGCCCGCCGGTCCGGGTGCCCGGACCGGCGGCGCCCGGACCGCTCAGGCCCCGGGGCGGGGGACCGGCACGCCACCGGCCGCCGGGCTGTCCCGGGGGTCCCGTCCGGGTGCGCCGGCCCCCGGCGAGGCGCCGCCGCCGTCCTCCCCGGTGTCGTCCCCGCCGGGAGCCAGGGCCAGCACCACGAGGGCGGTCCCCAGCACGCCCAGGCCCGCCCAGCCCACCGGCGGCAGCCGCTCGCCGACCACGGCCACCGCCAGCAGGGCGGCCACGGCCGGCTCGGCGAGGGTCAGGGTCGTCGCGGTGCTCGGGCGCAGCCGGGTCAGCCCGAGGCCGAAGAGCCAGTAGCCGAGGAACATCGGCACCAGCGCCATGTAGGCGGCCACGGCGAACGAGCTCCCCGAGGCCAGCAGGGGCGCCCCCGTGAGCAGCAGCACGGGCAGCAGCAGCGCGCCGCCGGCGCCGAAGACCGCCCCCATCGACGCCGCACGGCCCACCCCGTGGCCCATCAGGCGGTGGACCGTACAGGAGTAGAGGGCGTAGGCGGCTCCGGCGACCAGCCCCAGCCCCACCCCCGCGGCGCTCGCCCCGGCGGAGCCCGCGGTGCGCCCGGTCCCGGACAGGCACAGCAGGGTGCTCCCGGTCGTGCCCAGGGCGGCGGCGAGCATCCACCACCGGCCCAGCGGCCGCCGCTCGAGCACCCGCTCGAGCACGCCGGAGGCGAGCGGGGCCGAGGCCAGGGAGACCACCGTGCCGATCGCGACCCCGGCCAGGTGCATCGAGGAGTAGAAGGCCAGCGGGTAGACGGCCACCGCCGCGGCCCCCGCCGCGACGAGGGGCCGGTGGGACCGCAGACCGGTGCGCGCCCGGCGCAGGGCGGGCAGGGCGATCGCCGCCTGCAGCAGCCCGCCGATCCCGAGGGCCGCGGCCCCGATCGCCAGGGGGCCGGCGCCCGGGGCGAAGGTCGCCGCCGTGCCCGTGGTGCCCCACAGGACTGCGGTCGTCAGCACGGCCGCGACCCCGGCGGGGGTGCCCGGCGCCGCGCGGGGGCCCGCGGCCCTCACGGCGCCGCCGTCCCCGCAGGGCCCGCTGCGCGGGACCGGGGCGGGACCAGGTCGCTTGTCGTCATCGCCGTCCCTTCGTCGACCGGCCGCGAGTCTACCCGGCGGCCCGCCCGGCGGCCCGCCCGGCGGCCGGTCCGCCGGGCGGGACACCGGCCGGCGCGGGGACCCGTGCTGCCCGCGGTCCCCGCGCTGGGGCAGGTCCCCGCCCGTGACGGGGGCGAGGACCCCGGCTCCTGCGGCGTCGGCCGTCCGTGAGAGAATTCCCCGGTGATGGACACGACCACGACGCAGCGCCCGACGCACGACCCGGCACCGCCGGCACGCCTCGACCTGCCGCCCCTGCGGCTGGGGAGGCTGACGGTCGACGTGCCGGTCGTGCTCGCCCCGATGGCGGGCGTGACCAACAAGGCGTTCCGCCGCCTGTGCCGCGAGTACGGCGGCGGGCTCTACGTCACGGAGATGGTCACCGCCCGCGCGCTCGTGGAGCGCCGGCCCGAGTCGATGCGGATCATCGACCACGACCCGGACGAGACGCCCCGCTCCATCCAGATCTACGGGGTGGACGCGGTCAACGTCGGCCGGGCCGTGCGCATGGTCGTCGAGGAGGACCGCGCCGACCACGTCGACCTCAACTTCGGCTGCCCCGTGCCCAAGGTCACCAAGCGCGGCGGCGGCTCCGCCCTGCCGTGGAAGACCGACCTGTTCACCGCGATCGTGCGCACCGCCGTCGAGGAGGCCTCCCGCGGGGACGTGCCCGTGACCGTGAAGATGCGCAAGGGCATCGACGACGAGCACCTGACCTACCTCGAGGCCGGC carries:
- a CDS encoding glycine--tRNA ligase, encoding MAPKTTLDNVISLAKRRGFVFQAGEIYGGSRSAWDYGPLGAELKENIKHEWWQTFVRGREDMVGLDSSIILPKAVWEASGHVATFTDPLVECLSCHKRARQDHLLEAFEEKKGRAPENGMAEIPCPNCGTKGQWTDPQQFSGLMKTFLGPVDNEEGLHYLRPETAQGIFVNFNNVVTAARKKPPFGIGQIGKAFRNEITPGNFIFRTREFEQMEIEYFTHPDEAARWFDEWVEACWSWFTDLGIDPENMRRFDVPAEERAHYSAGTIDIEYRFGFQGNPWGELMGVANRTDYDLGVHNEHSNAELSFFDQQTEERYVPYVIEPSFGLTRSMMAFLVDAYTEDEAPNSKGGVDKRTVLKLDPRLAPVKAAVLPLSRNEQLSPKARDLAAELRRKWNIDFDDAGAIGRRYRRQDEIGTPYCITVDFDTLEDQAVTVRERDAMTQERVSLDRVRSYLAEKLDC
- a CDS encoding DMT family transporter, with protein sequence MLTTAVLWGTTGTAATFAPGAGPLAIGAAALGIGGLLQAAIALPALRRARTGLRSHRPLVAAGAAAVAVYPLAFYSSMHLAGVAIGTVVSLASAPLASGVLERVLERRPLGRWWMLAAALGTTGSTLLCLSGTGRTAGSAGASAAGVGLGLVAGAAYALYSCTVHRLMGHGVGRAASMGAVFGAGGALLLPVLLLTGAPLLASGSSFAVAAYMALVPMFLGYWLFGLGLTRLRPSTATTLTLAEPAVAALLAVAVVGERLPPVGWAGLGVLGTALVVLALAPGGDDTGEDGGGASPGAGAPGRDPRDSPAAGGVPVPRPGA
- a CDS encoding GNAT family N-acetyltransferase translates to MRTPAGLSIRPWRDGDDLRLLEVWPDPETPQSQQFRALLRPDDDAPWSRTLVAEDSGVPVAAGTVHESPLHPLRLWAWVEVAPDRRGEGIGTALLARLRAEAASAPSGTTALRTRVAPGSAGERFARAAGLDPVRTSRVVRVGAGALPVRPLDAGPDGSPAQTVEDLATGSVELTRALWEFYRAEHGWDPPADLPVGRVNTLFLSDAAHAFGAVVLRNGAAPGERGRISAFAVSYRPVELDAAPGAAPQGPAEAAANVLLGWAPGDPAAGRALEQLLALLVHDRPVQLQVDGTTSPLAVVVENLLAAGAAAVVEESVVLAEPAAEPVR